TCAGCCCGGAAATCGGCACGCCCACATGCCGGTAATGCTTCTGCGACTCCTCGGCAGGCTGCACATGGTCGGAATCGTACAACACAATGCCACCCTTCTTGACAAACGCGATGTGCTCCTCATACGAATGCTGATAGAAGGCGAGAAGCACGTCGGCTTCGTCGCCCGAACTCAACACCTCGCCCGTGCCAATGCGCACCTGAAAAATGGATGGCCCGCCCGAAATCGTGGAGGGAATCGTCATGAAGGTCATGACCTCCTGCTCACTGCGTCCCGCCAAACGAGCCAGGAAACCGCCAATGGCCTGAATGCCGTCCTGCGAATTCCCCGCAATGCGGATCACCGCCTCCTGGATCTGGGAAACCCCCGCAGACCCACCCGCCGAAACCGCGCCCGTCGTCACTTCACTCATGAAATTGTTAGATTAACTCTGCTGATCTACCTTCAAGCTCGAATCGCCAGACCCTCTCTTTCCAAGGATCCACAACCGAACACGTCCAAACAATCTAACATTGAATCCACTTTCAACAAGGAGTTTTTTTTGGCGTAAACACCTCATAGAAATCCACTTATCCATAAGGTTATAACTATTTCTCGAAGCCCGGCGGGCAGGCCGGATCCACGGACTATTAGACGAATTCATGCAAACGGATCGAAACATTCGTCCTGAGTGATAGCAGTTCGGACCGTTCAGGCGGGACAAGAGGATCACCGGAGAACACCGACGCCCGCAAGATGACGCGATCAACCCGCCACCCCTACGGCCTGAGGACGCGGTCCATCCACGCCTCCAAACCGCGGGCCAATCCCCGGCCGCAAGTCTGCGTGCTCACGTATCCCCCTTGGGATCTCACCCGCTCTTTCACAGCCTCCACCGCGTTCCCCGGCGCAATCAGCATCGCGGCCCGGTCCCGCGCCAGCATCGGAAGATCATTCAAATGATCCCCGGCCGCGACGGTGGCGTCCGCCCCGATCCCATGCCGTTCCGCGATCGCCGAAAGGGCTGAACCCTTGTGATAACGCTCATGGCTGAACCGCAAATACACATCGTTGCGCACCACCATGAGCCCGGGTAGTCCCTCGGCAAAATGCTGCAGCTCGGCTTCGATGGCGTCAGTCGCTTCCTGACCTTGAGCGATCACACAGAGTGGAGAGTAGGGATCCTCGTACACCGTCACGGGAAATCGGTTTTCCATCCAAGAGACGAGGCGCGGGACCTCCGGACGCAGCCGCGCGAATAGCTCGCGATGAGCCTTCGTGCATTCCCGATTCCACTCTTCCCACGCCACATACCGAGCCCCGTCATGACGGTAGATTTCACGCTCAACCACCACGAGGTAGTCCGGACGGGGCCTTAAACCCGAACGTCCCATCGCTTCCACCAGGCTCGACAAATCACGCCCGGTGTTGATGGCCCAAAGGGACCCGGCTCGTTGCAGGTCCCCCAGGAGGGACTCCGCCTCGGGAGCCACGGGAACGGGCTCGAACTCGGCATACAGCGTGCCGTCGAAATCGGTGGATAGGAGTCGCATCTGCTCCGCCGCTTTGCGACACCGCTCGTCCATGGAATGAGTCATGGCGGCGTCAGTGATACGCTCGATTCGTGAGGAAGACGATCTTCCTTTTCGCGCATCCAGGCGAAGAGCACGGGCGTGACGATCAGGATGTGGAGGAGGCTGCTGATCATGCCGCCGATGACGGGTGTGGCCAGCGGCTTCATCACTTCCGACCCCGTTTGTTCGCTCCACATGATCGGCAGCAGGCTCGCCACAATGGTCGCGACGGTCATGACCTTGGGCCGCAGCCGAAGCTTGGCTCCTTCGATCACCGCCGCCGTTAAATCGGCCCGTGAAAAATCCCCGCCCTTTTCACGTCTTCGTTTGGCCAGCGCTTCCTCCAGATAAACAACCATCACGACACCGGTTTGAATCGCGGTGCCAAAGAGGGCTATGTATCCCACCCAAACCGCGACGCTGAAGGGATAACCCATCATCTTCTGCAGAAAAACACCTCCGGTCAGCGCGAAAGGAACCGCCAGAATGACATGCGCGGCTTCTTTCGCCGAGCGATAGACAAGATAAAGCAAGACAAAGATGATGCCCAGCACAGTGGGCACTACGACCCAAAGCGTCCGGCCGGCCCGCAACAAATCTTCGAATTCACCGGAGTATTCAAGCGTCATGCCGGCGGGCAATTGAGGGAGAATCTCGCTCTCAATCCGCCGGCGCACTTCGCTGACAAAACCGCCCAGATCCCGATCCTGCACGTTGGCCTGCACAAAAACGCGCAAGCGCCCGTTCTCGCTGGCGATTTCGCTCGGCCCCAATACGCGCCGAATCAGGGCTACCTGGCCGAGCGGCACACTCCCGCCCGAGGCTATCGGCACCGGCAGATCTCCCAGACGCTCCAAATCATCGCGCGAAGACCGCTCCACTCTCACTTGCACCGGCACGCGTTCCCGCTTGTCGATGAGGGTGGTCACAGTCCTCCCACCCAATCCCGCTTCCACCATCTCCAGCACGTCCGCCGCCCGCAGTCCATACCTCGCCATGGCTTCACGTTGAACTTCCACTTCAAGGTAAGGCTTGCCCTGCACCCGCGAAGGGGCCACCCCAACGGCGCCGCGAACCGAGCGCACCACCTGCTCAACCTCAAACGCCTTTTTTTGCAACGCATCCAGGTCGTCCCCCAGGATCTTCACCCCCAACTGCGCGCGAATGCCGGTGCTGATCATCAAGACTCGATTCTCGATGGGCTGGAGGAATCCAGGAACATATCCCGGAACCACCGACAGTTTCTCCATCATGGCCGAAACCAGCTCGGAGCGGGTTTTGCGCCGGCCCGTCGTTGCATCGACCGGCCATTCCGACTCGGGCCTGAGCATGATGGTCGTCTCAATCATCTCAACGGGGGCAGGATCCGTGGCGGTCTCGGCCCGGCCCAATTTGCCCGCCACCGACGAAACTTCCGGGAAGGCCCGAATCACACGATCCTGCCAGGACATGATCCGCTTCACTTCGGTCAACGAGGTGCTGGGCAAGAGCACCGGCATGAAGAGCAGCGACCCCTCGTTCAACGGCGGCATGAACTCGCGTCCAAAACCCCCGAACACCCCCGCCAGCGGCCCCAAGCCCCCTTTCTCCATGCGCTCGATGACGGATCGAGGCAATCCCGTGACCATCGTCACCGCCACCGCCAGCACCCCCGCGGCGAGAAACACAACCGATTTCCGCCACCCCAAAGCCAGCCTCAGGCAGGG
The sequence above is a segment of the Verrucomicrobiota bacterium genome. Coding sequences within it:
- a CDS encoding HAD-IIB family hydrolase, encoding MTHSMDERCRKAAEQMRLLSTDFDGTLYAEFEPVPVAPEAESLLGDLQRAGSLWAINTGRDLSSLVEAMGRSGLRPRPDYLVVVEREIYRHDGARYVAWEEWNRECTKAHRELFARLRPEVPRLVSWMENRFPVTVYEDPYSPLCVIAQGQEATDAIEAELQHFAEGLPGLMVVRNDVYLRFSHERYHKGSALSAIAERHGIGADATVAAGDHLNDLPMLARDRAAMLIAPGNAVEAVKERVRSQGGYVSTQTCGRGLARGLEAWMDRVLRP
- a CDS encoding efflux RND transporter permease subunit — protein: MIKRLLNASLENRFLVVVGVLLVTAWGTRALLRTPVDAIPDLSENQVIVFADWPGQSPKDVEDQVTYPLTSNLRGLAGVKSVRANSMFGFSLVTVIFEDRIDNYFARSRVLERLNYLTDTLPKGVVARLGPDATGLGWVYQYYLDVDPRKAPEGGLDLGRLRSIQDWFVRYQLGAVPGVAEVASVGGFVRQYQVEVSPTRLRAAGIPLREVLMAVERANLNVGGKVIEENGMEFVVRGLGLFRAERAKAELERTVLMQTNGAPIYLGDVATVQLGGDFRRGTLDVDGREVVGGIVVMRTGENARDVIRRVQAKIDELAPGLEKEGVRIKSFYDRSGLIDQTIDTLRRALLEEMLLVTLAHVLFLFHFRSILIVTLPLPLSILIAFGFMEVFHVSSNIMSLAGIAIAIGVLVDAAIVLTENVIRHCEQAEHEKGRRLTALETLEVTRAASHQVGRPIFFAMVIIILAFVPVFAMTGKEGKLFHPLAYTKTFAMIGSTILAVTAVPMLCAWLVRGPFHAEDRNWIMRFLMALYDPCLRLALGWRKSVVFLAAGVLAVAVTMVTGLPRSVIERMEKGGLGPLAGVFGGFGREFMPPLNEGSLLFMPVLLPSTSLTEVKRIMSWQDRVIRAFPEVSSVAGKLGRAETATDPAPVEMIETTIMLRPESEWPVDATTGRRKTRSELVSAMMEKLSVVPGYVPGFLQPIENRVLMISTGIRAQLGVKILGDDLDALQKKAFEVEQVVRSVRGAVGVAPSRVQGKPYLEVEVQREAMARYGLRAADVLEMVEAGLGGRTVTTLIDKRERVPVQVRVERSSRDDLERLGDLPVPIASGGSVPLGQVALIRRVLGPSEIASENGRLRVFVQANVQDRDLGGFVSEVRRRIESEILPQLPAGMTLEYSGEFEDLLRAGRTLWVVVPTVLGIIFVLLYLVYRSAKEAAHVILAVPFALTGGVFLQKMMGYPFSVAVWVGYIALFGTAIQTGVVMVVYLEEALAKRRREKGGDFSRADLTAAVIEGAKLRLRPKVMTVATIVASLLPIMWSEQTGSEVMKPLATPVIGGMISSLLHILIVTPVLFAWMREKEDRLPHESSVSLTPP